The window TCTTTTGGATTAACACATTCAGTTGCTCCAAATTGTTTAGCAAGTTCAAATTTAGATGGATTTAAATCAACCGCAATAATTCTTGATGCGCCGGCTGCCTTGCAACCCATAATAACTGCTAATCCAACCGCTCCTAATCCAAAAACGGCGCAAGAACTCCCATTTTCTACTTTAGCAGTATTTAAAGCAGCCCCATATCCAGTTGGAATTCCACATCCTAATAAACAGACTTTATCTAAAGGAGCCGCTTCGCTTACTTTTGTTACGGAAATATCACAAACAACCGTGTATTCGCTAAATGTGGAGCACCCCATAAAATGGGCCAAAGATTTTCCTTTACATGTAAATCTTGATGTGCCATCCGGCATCACCCCTTTTCCTTGAGGAATTCGGATTTTTTGACACAAATTGGTTTTTGGTgatttacaaaatttacaatcaCCGCATTGTGGGATATACAATGGGATTACGTGGTCTCCTGGTTTTAcgtttgttacattttcacCAATACTTTCAACAATTCCAGAGCCCTCATGACCCAAAACCACCGGGAATATACCTTCAGGATCTAACCCGCCCCAAGTGTAAGCATCAGTATGGCATAAAGCCGTATAAAGGATTTTTATCCTAACTTCATTCGCTTTTGGAGGGGCTACTTCTATTTCTTCCAGTGATAACGGCTCTTTAGCTGCCCAAGCAACAGCAGCTTTACATTTAATTACcttgaattttaaaatgtgtttttttgTGGTGTTTAAGGGGTTATTTATAATTACCTGACCAGCACTCATTTTTTGATGTAATAGAGAGGTTAAAAGTTGTCTTTCTTTGAAAGGAAGTTGTACGTGACTTTAAATAGGAATATTTTAATGGGGAGTCTTTATAAAGAGGtacttttattgaaatgaaTTGTAATTGGGAAAGGATTTAATCGTGACATTAAATGCGACCTTCATGAACCGactaaaaataagaatttagtGATAAAATACCAACTGAAATTTGTTTGAAGGTCGATtatgtaatattaataaatgatttgtgtttaaagttgaaattataagatgatattttaaaaaaagataaattattgGTATTCGACGTTGTCTTAAAAACGCttaaataacctcaaaaatctataaaacataattttttaattaagaaaatacaaaaagttttaattatttaaacaaatcaattaaaaaaaaatcaattttaaataaaaccctTTCTGCTTATATCAAATTCCAACTTCAGGGCAATGAATACTTGTCAACTGTCATTAATGACAAGAATGATAAGTGAGAGGAAGTGAATAAACAGTATGTTTCGCGATAATCGAAAAGAGATGGAATGTTTAAAACCCTCCCTACTCTAAAACACCGCATAACAAGAAGTAAAAACGCATCATCAAACATGGGTGTAGCGATTttgtgatatattttttaaaaaggaacGTATTCTTCATCTCGTTGTGTTTATTGTGTATAAAAATGGATCTAAAATTGTGTATTTTCGTATTGCTCGCGTTTTTATTCCCCGGAAATGTTTTAGCaggtaagaaataaaaaaaacggttaGAAATAACCAAGCCCCAAATAGCGAAAATGACATACAAagttttttgttaacaaattaCGTTATTTCTTTGGTTAATATCCACGATTTTATGGGTATCTATCATTATTGCTGTTAATTACGTTAAATGAATGAAGAGTAAAGTTTTAGTCACTAAATGACtcacttttaaattattcaataat of the Onthophagus taurus isolate NC chromosome 10, IU_Otau_3.0, whole genome shotgun sequence genome contains:
- the LOC111428586 gene encoding alcohol dehydrogenase class-3, whose product is MSAGQVIKCKAAVAWAAKEPLSLEEIEVAPPKANEVRIKILYTALCHTDAYTWGGLDPEGIFPVVLGHEGSGIVESIGENVTNVKPGDHVIPLYIPQCGDCKFCKSPKTNLCQKIRIPQGKGVMPDGTSRFTCKGKSLAHFMGCSTFSEYTVVCDISVTKVSEAAPLDKVCLLGCGIPTGYGAALNTAKVENGSSCAVFGLGAVGLAVIMGCKAAGASRIIAVDLNPSKFELAKQFGATECVNPKDYEKPIQEVLIEMTDGGLDYTFECVGNVNIMRAALEACHKGWGVSTIVGVAASGQEISTRPFQLVTGRVWKGTAFGGWKSRESVPMLVEKYLDKKLMLDEFISHNMDFSEINEAFHLLHEGKCIRVVLKVGSA